The sequence below is a genomic window from Rudanella lutea DSM 19387.
CAATCTGGACATTATTGGCAAACTGACCTTGTCGCCCAAATATCGGATAGGGTTGGGGGTGGTGCCTATTTTGCTGTTGGCCAACCTCCTGCTGGGTGTGTACTACAATATCTCGTTCTGGTTTAAGTTGAGTGACAAAACAAGTTTTGGAACGCTGATTACCGTAGTAGGTACAGCGGTTACGGCTCTGTTCAATATCCTGCTCATTCCCAAAATGGGCTACATGGGCTGTGCGTGGGCTTTTCTGGCGTCGAGTTTTGTCATGATGGCGCTCTGTTATGGGCTGGGCGAAAAATATTACCCGGTGCCGTACCGGCTGGGTTCGGCCCTGTTTTACATTGGCAGTGCGGCTGTGCTTATTTACGGGTCGAGCCTCGTGCAGATTCCGAATCTCTGGGTTTCGGTGCCCTACCACATGGCCTTGTTTGTGCTGTATCTGGGTATTATCGCTGTAGTGGAGCGCGACACCGTGCGGCTGGCTCTGCAACGGATTCGGCGACGGCCCGCGCAACGGCCAGCACCGTCTCGGTCCGATGGGTAAACCCGGTGGGTTGGTCGCTTCTACCAGCGAGACACTTTCTATCCATCCTGCTTATGCTCAGGTATTTTGTCGGGGCTGTACTGTTGCTCGGTACCGCCCAAGTGGCGTTTCGGCCGCAGCTACCCGATGTCAACTGGACCGAATATAACGGCGACGGTGCCCGAAGCCACTACTCATCCCTGAGCCAAATCACGTCCGCCAACGTGGGGCAGCTGCGTGTGGCCTGGACGTACGCGTCGGGCGGGGCCGATACCGTGAACAACCGCACCCAAATGCAATGTAATCCCCTTGTAATTGATGGGGTGCTCTACGGCGTATCGGCTGGCACGCAGGTGTTTGCCCTCGATGCCGCTACCGGCCGGGAGCGTTGGCGTACCAATCTGACCGGCGGGGGCGGTACCACCAGTCGGGGTGTTACATACTGGGCTTCTGGTAATGACCAACGCATTTTTTTCGGGTACGGGCCGTGGCTCTACGCCCTCGATGCACGCACGGGAAAGCCTATCGATGGCTTTGGGCAGGGCGGCCGAATCGATCTGAAGCGGGGCATCGAGCGGCCCGGAGGTGATACCTACGTGCAGGCCAATACGCCCAATACCATCTTCGAAAATCTGATTATTGTGGGTGCCCGCGTAGCCGAGGGCGAAACCGCTTTGCTGGGCGATATTCGGGCCTACGACGTACGCACGGGTAAACTCGTCTGGACGTTTCACACCATTCCAAAGCCGGGTGAGCTCGGGTATGATACCTGGCAACCCGCCAATCCGCGCGACCGGCTCGGTGGGGCCAATGCCTGGGCGGGTATGGCCATTGACCGCCAACGGGGTATTGTGTACGTACCGACGGGCTCGGCCGCCTATGATTTTTACGGCGGAAACCGGCAGGGCGACAACCTGTTTGCCAATTGCCTGCTGGCACTCGATGCCCGGACGGGTAAACGAATCTGGCATTTTCAGCTGGTGCACCACGACATCTGGGACCGCGATCCGCCTTCTCCGCCCAATCTGCTGACGGTTGTGCATAGGGGCAAACGAATCGACGCCGTAGCGCAGACGACCAAGCAGGGCCATGTGTTTGTGTTTGACCGGGTGACGGGGAAACCACTGTTTCCGGTGGAAGAACGCCCCTATGCGACCGATGCCATGCCGGGCGAGTACCCCAGCCCGACCCAGCCTGTGCCGCTCAAACCGGCTCCGTTTACCCGACAGACCTTTACCGAGGCCGATATTAACCCCTGGGCTGCTAACCGTGAAGAGATTGTGGCCCGGCTCCGAACGGCCCGCACCGGAAGCCCATACCTGCCGCTTACAGGCCAGATGACTGTATTCTATCCCGGTACCGACGGGGGCGCACAATGGGGCGGTTCGGCGGTGGACCCGGGCGGAGTTATGTACATTCCGGCCAAGCAAAATCCGGTGTATTCGTCGCTGGTTCCGAATGAGGTGCCCGCCGACAAAGGCATGACGCTGGGCGCGCAGCTATATACACTGCGGTGTGCCAGTTGCCACGGCTCTGACCGGCGCGGAAATCACGATGGGTCGTATCCTGGGCTGGTAGGGCTCGAAGCCCGGTTGTCGGTCGAGGCTGTGCATCAGGTGCTGAAAACCGGGCGGGGGTTGATGCCGTCTTTTGCCCATTTGCCTGATGCCGAGCGCAAGGCGATTGTCGACTTTTTGTTCAACCCAACGGCGGGGCTGGCACAGGCGGCTAATGGGGCGAACGTGTCCAAACCCAAATTGCCTTATCGACACACGGGCTACAATCGTTGGTACGATCGCAACGGCTACCCGGTAAGCGCCCCGTCCTGGGGAACACTCACCGCCATTGACCTGAACACAGGCGAGCACCGCTGGCAGGTGCCTCTGGGCGAGTACAAAGAGCTGACAGCCAAAGGGCTTCCGCCCACGGGCACCGATAACTACGGTGGGCCGCTCGTAACGGGTAGCGGCCTGCTGTTTGTGGCAGCGAGTAAAGACGAGCAGTTTCGGGCCATCGACACCCGGACCGGCCAAAGCCTCTGGCAAACCGGCCTCCCGGCGGCTGGGTATGCTTCGCCCAGCACCTACTCGGTGGGCGGGCGTCAGTACGTTGTGATTGCCTGCGGAGGGGGAAAGCTCAACACCCGCTCGGGCGATAAGTACGTGGCCTTCGCCCTGCCCTGAACAGCTTCTTAGCGGCTCATATCCCGGAGTAGCTTGTTAGCGTAAATAAACTCGTTCAGCTCCGCCACGTTGGTGTTCACAATGGTGTTGCTGTCGCCTTCCCAGATTTTGCGGCCCTGGTAGAGGAACGAAATCTGTTCGCCAATCTCCATCATCGAGTTCATGTCGTGCGTAATCACGATGGTGGTGATGTTGAACTCGTCGGTAATTTCTTTGATGAGTTGATCAATCTTGATCGAGGTCAGCGGGTCGAGGCCCGAGTTGGGTTCGTCGCAAAAAAGGTATTTGGGGTTCATCACGATGGCCCGGGCGATACCAACCCGTTTTTTCATACCGCCCGAAATTTCCGACGGCATCCGGGTGGCAGCCTGTTCGAGCCCCACCCGCTGCAGGCAAAACTGGGCCCGGTCTTCTTTTTCCGACTCGCTCATGTCGGTGAGCATTTCGAGCGGAAACCGCACGTTATCAATCACATTTTTGGAGTCGAACAGGGCTGACCCCTGAAACAGAACGCCCATCTCGCGCCGAATCGCCTTGATGGTTTCTTCGTCGCCCTTCAAAAAATCGCGACCGTCGTAGAGCACCTCGCCCTGTTCGGGCTTCACGAGGCCGATCATGCATTTAAGGAGCACACTTTTTCCGGTTCCACTCCCCCCGATAATCAGGCTGGTGTTGCCTGGCTTGAAGGTGGCACTGATGTCGTTGAGGACCTTGCGGTCGCCGAATGTCTTCGAAATGTTTTTTATCTGAATCATAAAGCGTCAGTCGTCTGGCAGAATAGGTGGCTGGATAGGTAGGGGTAAATGGCTCTACAATGGTCCATTGGGCAAGGTAAGTCGGTGAATAAGGGTGGATGAGGGGCTTTCAGGCTCGTAAAAGTATTGGTTTTGTCTTACTCATAAGACCGTTCGCGGTCGTTTTTCTCCACTTCGTCCAATTTTTGGGTCTAACACCAAATCATCTGACTTACTTTTCGAGTTGTTAACAAACCATCCATCGACGATTTTACAACCTATCCAATTTATGATTTCTATTTTTCGCACTGCGTGGGCACTGATTCTGGGTCTTGCCTGCCTGGCCCAATCGGTTTCCTGGGCGCAGTCGACGGGGCAAAATGGGCTTTCCCGACCACCCGCGGGTGCGGCACAACTCACTGTAAGTGGCTACGTAAAAGACGCCAAAAACGGCGAAGGCCTCATTGGCGTGTCGGTTTTTGTGAAAGAAACCGGCACCGGTGCCGTCACTAATAACTACGGGTATTACGCCATCTCGTTGCCTCCCGGTTCGTATAACCTCGTTATCTCCTTTGTTGGTTTCCAGAAACAGACGATTCCGATTACGCTTACAACCGAGAACCTGCGCAAAGATGTTGAACTGAGCGAAGAAGGTCGTGATTTACAGGAAGTCACGGTGAAGGCTGAGCGCGAAGAAGACAACGTGCGGGCCATCGAAATGTCTGTCAATAAAATTGACGTGCGCACCATACAGCGGGTGCCTGCCCTGCTGGGCGAGGTCGACGTGGTGCGGGCCATTCAGCTGCTGCCCGGTGTCACGACCGTGGGTGAGGGGGCTACGGGTTTCAATGTGCGGGGCGGTAACATCGATCAGAATCTGGTACTGCTCGATGAAGCTCCGGTGTACAACTCGTCGCACCTGTTCGGATTTTTCTCGGTCTTCAACCCCGACGCCGTTAAGGATGTTAAGCTGATTAAGGGCGGTATTCCATCGCTGTACGGCGGGCGCATTTCGTCGATTCTGGATGTGCGGCTGAAAGAAGGTAACGCCAAAAAGCCCGAAGTGAACGGGGGAATCGGCTTGATCTTTAGTCGATTGTCGTACGAGCGACCCCTGTTCAAAAAAGCCGATGGTACAGCGCGGGGTTCGTTTATTGTGGCCGGTCGGCGGTCATATGCCGACGTGCTCGCCCAGCCTTTTCTGACGGGCGATCTCAAGGGCTCTTCGTTTTACTTCTACGACTTCACCGCCAAGGCTAATTACCGGATCAACGACAAAAACACGGTTTACCTGTCGGGGTATCTGGGTCGCGATGTGTTTGGCTCCGACTTTGGTTTCAACTGGGGCAATGCCACTACCTCGCTGCGCTGGAACCACGTGTTCAACCAGAAACTGTTTCTGAACACAACGGCCTTTTACAGCAATTACGACTACATGCTCGACTCCGACCTGAAGCGGAAGGAAGAAAACAAAAACGATTATTTCCGCTGGAAATCGCGGATCATCAACTACAGCATCAAGCCGGATTTTACGCTTTTTCTGCGTAACAACACCCTCACGTTCGGCGGGCAGAGCATCGTGTATGATTTTGAGCCCGGCACGGCTACCGGGGCGAGTTTAGGCAGTATTCGGACGTTCAGTCTGGAGAATAAGTACGCCATCGAAAACGCCCTGTACATCGGCAATGAGCAGCAGGTATCGGCCCGGTTGCAGTTGCAGTACGGGTTGCGGTACTCGTTGTTTAGCTACCTCGGCCCCGGTGAAGCGTACTCGTTTCAGACCGATGTGCCGCCGGGCGAGCGCCGGTTTCCGATTCTGAGCCAAACGCGTACGTACAAGCGGGGCGATGTGATCAAAAATTACGGCAATTGGGAGCCTCGTTTCTCGGCCAAATACGAACTAAGCGAAAATAGCTCGCTCAAACTCAGTTATAACCGGTTGGCGCAGTATATCCATCTCGTGTCGAACACAACCGCGTCGACCCCGCTCGACGTTTGGACGCCTTCGACCAACAATATCCGGCCGCAAGTGGCCGATCAGGTGGCCGGTGGGTATTTCCGCAACCTCAAAGATGGCCGCAACAATACCTACGAGGTATCGGTGGAAGTGTACTACAAATGGCTGCAAAACCAGCTGGATTACATCGACGGGGCCGATTTGCTGCTCAACAAATACCTCGAAGGCGATTTGCTGTCGGGTAGGGGGCGGGCCTACGGCGCTGAGTTTTACGTGAAGAAAAACACGGGTCTGGTCAACGGCTGGGTGAGTTATACCCTCGGCAAAACCGACCGACTGGTCGATGGTATCAACGGAGGGAACTGGTTTGCTTCGCGGTTCGACCGGCGGCATACGCTCAATACCGTGGCCCTGATTGACCCCGGCAGCACCGGTCGGCTGAAACGCTGGAATTTCTCGGCCACGTTTGCCCTGAGTAGTGGTACGCCGGCTACGTTTCCAACCACGCGGTTTGAGTATCAGGGGTATGTGGTACCGCATAACGCCGACAACCTGCGCAACAACTACCGGATTCCGGTATATCACCGGCTCGATCTGGCGGCTACGCTCAAGGGAAGGCAGCGTCCGGGCAAACGGAAAGACGATAACTGGGTGTTCTCGGTGTACAACGTGTACGCCCGTAAAAACCCATTCTCGGTGTTTTTTCAGCAGGAACCCGCCACAACCATCGACGTGCCGCGCTCGCCCGAGCTGGGCGACACCCGCCGGTTGCAGGTGACCAACAACACGCAGGCGGTACGGTACTCTGTGTTTGCAACCGCCATCCCGTCGGTCACGTACAATTTTAAATTCTAACCTGCCACACTGATGCAATCAAACCCCCAAAACATACTCGGCCGCCTGATGACCCAAATCGTTTGGCCCCGCAAATACAGAAGTGCGTACCTGTTGGCACTGTTGAGCACGTTGACGCTCGTAGGCTGTGAGACCGTCATTGATGCTAAACTGGATGAAGGCCCTACGCAATTGTCGGTGGATGCCTGGCTGACCGACGGCCTCAGTGAGCAACGAATCC
It includes:
- a CDS encoding ABC transporter ATP-binding protein, coding for MIQIKNISKTFGDRKVLNDISATFKPGNTSLIIGGSGTGKSVLLKCMIGLVKPEQGEVLYDGRDFLKGDEETIKAIRREMGVLFQGSALFDSKNVIDNVRFPLEMLTDMSESEKEDRAQFCLQRVGLEQAATRMPSEISGGMKKRVGIARAIVMNPKYLFCDEPNSGLDPLTSIKIDQLIKEITDEFNITTIVITHDMNSMMEIGEQISFLYQGRKIWEGDSNTIVNTNVAELNEFIYANKLLRDMSR
- a CDS encoding TonB-dependent receptor, which encodes MISIFRTAWALILGLACLAQSVSWAQSTGQNGLSRPPAGAAQLTVSGYVKDAKNGEGLIGVSVFVKETGTGAVTNNYGYYAISLPPGSYNLVISFVGFQKQTIPITLTTENLRKDVELSEEGRDLQEVTVKAEREEDNVRAIEMSVNKIDVRTIQRVPALLGEVDVVRAIQLLPGVTTVGEGATGFNVRGGNIDQNLVLLDEAPVYNSSHLFGFFSVFNPDAVKDVKLIKGGIPSLYGGRISSILDVRLKEGNAKKPEVNGGIGLIFSRLSYERPLFKKADGTARGSFIVAGRRSYADVLAQPFLTGDLKGSSFYFYDFTAKANYRINDKNTVYLSGYLGRDVFGSDFGFNWGNATTSLRWNHVFNQKLFLNTTAFYSNYDYMLDSDLKRKEENKNDYFRWKSRIINYSIKPDFTLFLRNNTLTFGGQSIVYDFEPGTATGASLGSIRTFSLENKYAIENALYIGNEQQVSARLQLQYGLRYSLFSYLGPGEAYSFQTDVPPGERRFPILSQTRTYKRGDVIKNYGNWEPRFSAKYELSENSSLKLSYNRLAQYIHLVSNTTASTPLDVWTPSTNNIRPQVADQVAGGYFRNLKDGRNNTYEVSVEVYYKWLQNQLDYIDGADLLLNKYLEGDLLSGRGRAYGAEFYVKKNTGLVNGWVSYTLGKTDRLVDGINGGNWFASRFDRRHTLNTVALIDPGSTGRLKRWNFSATFALSSGTPATFPTTRFEYQGYVVPHNADNLRNNYRIPVYHRLDLAATLKGRQRPGKRKDDNWVFSVYNVYARKNPFSVFFQQEPATTIDVPRSPELGDTRRLQVTNNTQAVRYSVFATAIPSVTYNFKF
- a CDS encoding PQQ-binding-like beta-propeller repeat protein: MLRYFVGAVLLLGTAQVAFRPQLPDVNWTEYNGDGARSHYSSLSQITSANVGQLRVAWTYASGGADTVNNRTQMQCNPLVIDGVLYGVSAGTQVFALDAATGRERWRTNLTGGGGTTSRGVTYWASGNDQRIFFGYGPWLYALDARTGKPIDGFGQGGRIDLKRGIERPGGDTYVQANTPNTIFENLIIVGARVAEGETALLGDIRAYDVRTGKLVWTFHTIPKPGELGYDTWQPANPRDRLGGANAWAGMAIDRQRGIVYVPTGSAAYDFYGGNRQGDNLFANCLLALDARTGKRIWHFQLVHHDIWDRDPPSPPNLLTVVHRGKRIDAVAQTTKQGHVFVFDRVTGKPLFPVEERPYATDAMPGEYPSPTQPVPLKPAPFTRQTFTEADINPWAANREEIVARLRTARTGSPYLPLTGQMTVFYPGTDGGAQWGGSAVDPGGVMYIPAKQNPVYSSLVPNEVPADKGMTLGAQLYTLRCASCHGSDRRGNHDGSYPGLVGLEARLSVEAVHQVLKTGRGLMPSFAHLPDAERKAIVDFLFNPTAGLAQAANGANVSKPKLPYRHTGYNRWYDRNGYPVSAPSWGTLTAIDLNTGEHRWQVPLGEYKELTAKGLPPTGTDNYGGPLVTGSGLLFVAASKDEQFRAIDTRTGQSLWQTGLPAAGYASPSTYSVGGRQYVVIACGGGKLNTRSGDKYVAFALP